From a region of the Chitinophaga caseinilytica genome:
- a CDS encoding DoxX family protein, with protein MAKLLSTKYSNAGISLTLLLLRLLFGGLIMTHGWPKLVNFSTYAQKFADPFGIGKTASLGLTIFAEFFCGALVLVGLLTRFATVPLIICFVVIVFMIHGGDPIGKRELAIMFLTGFTALLIAGPGKYSLDGALGN; from the coding sequence ATGGCAAAACTGCTATCCACCAAGTACAGCAACGCCGGCATCAGTTTGACGCTGTTGTTGCTCCGTTTGCTCTTCGGCGGGCTGATCATGACGCACGGCTGGCCCAAGCTGGTCAACTTTTCGACGTACGCGCAGAAATTCGCGGACCCTTTCGGCATCGGTAAAACCGCTTCGCTGGGGCTCACCATCTTCGCGGAATTTTTCTGCGGCGCCCTCGTGCTGGTAGGCCTCCTCACCCGATTCGCCACCGTGCCCCTCATCATCTGCTTCGTCGTGATCGTTTTCATGATCCACGGCGGAGACCCCATCGGCAAAAGAGAGCTGGCCATCATGTTCCTCACCGGTTTCACCGCCCTGCTCATCGCCGGGCCCGGAAAATATTCGCTGGACGGCGCGCTGGGCAATTGA